The genomic interval ACTTCCCATCCAAGGCCTGCACAGCCTAAAGAAGGGTTTTCCCAGTTGTCCTCTACAAATCGTATATCATGCTCCAATGGGTTAATTCCTAACGCTCTTAAAGAATCTAAGTATAGTTCTTGAATGTTATCTGGTGATGGCTTCATGATTACTTGAAATTGATGATGCTGATATAAACGGTTTGGATTTTCGCCATATCTTCCATCAGCAGGTCTTCTAGATGGCTCTACATATGCCACATTCCATGGTTCTGGACCAATTGCTCTTAAAAATGTGTACGGGCTCATCGTCCCTGCGCCTTTTTCAACATCATATGCCTGCATCAAAATGCAGCCATAATCAGACCAATGTTTTTGCAATGTTAAAATCATGTTTTGAATATTCATTGCCTTTCCTACACCTCCGAGTTATTAAAACGTTATTCAGCATAGATTTTTATGTAGAGTTCATTCTTTTAAAAACGCAAAAAAACTCTCATCCCTATGCCAAATATTTTTTGACATAGGGACGAGAGTTAACCCGCGGTTCCACCCTATTTGCTGTATATATACAGCCACTTTCATACGCAGTTGCTCCAAGAACGCCTTCCTTAATGCTCATGCACTTGGCTTCCACTATCCCAAGCTCGCTTTTCACGAGGAAATTAAGTACTACTTTCTTTTCAACGCAACACCTTTATTTACATGAATAATATCGAAAAAAAAATAAGTTGTCAACCTTACTAAACCTATTTTCTAACTGAAACGTTCGCTAACAGTGATGCATTATTTATCTTATGTAAAAGCGTCTCCTAAATTCTTCATTGATTGAATAAATTTTTTCGATTTCAAAAACAAACCGGAATACTCTTCATAATAAGCATCAATTATCATACTAAGCTCTTTCTTCGTTGAATCTTTCACAGAAATACTTCCTAGGCGGGAAATATCCATATAATAAAAAATACGGAGAAGCTTTACAGTAGCCTGTGAAATTTTATGGTGGTAAGGGTCCTTCTCCAAGCATTGATGGCAAATCAATCCCCCTTCTCGTATGGAAAAAGAAAAATGCCCCTCTGTTGAGCCACAAAAAGCACAACGGTCTAATACTGGATATAACCCTAAGCTATTTAACATTTTTAATTCATAAATGTTAACCAATATTTCCGGATCATATTCTTCATTCATATAATTTAACGTTTGAAATAATAATTCAAACTGATACGGATTCGGCTTTTTTTCATCTGTGCATTTATCTGTAAGCTCTACTATATAACTAGCATATGCAGTAAGAAAAATATCCTCTTTTAACCCTCGCATGCTAGAAATAATATCCCCTT from Niallia sp. FSL W8-0635 carries:
- the recO gene encoding DNA repair protein RecO, with the protein product MLEKCEGIVIRSIDYGESNKIVTLYTREWGKVGVMARGAKKPNSRLSAVTQPFVYGYFLVQRSSGLGLLQQGDIISSMRGLKEDIFLTAYASYIVELTDKCTDEKKPNPYQFELLFQTLNYMNEEYDPEILVNIYELKMLNSLGLYPVLDRCAFCGSTEGHFSFSIREGGLICHQCLEKDPYHHKISQATVKLLRIFYYMDISRLGSISVKDSTKKELSMIIDAYYEEYSGLFLKSKKFIQSMKNLGDAFT